One window from the genome of [Clostridium] celerecrescens 18A encodes:
- the thrC gene encoding threonine synthase: protein MEISYQSTRGGEAGVTASQAILKGLAADGGLFMPCFIPKLDKSMKELSALTYQETAYEVMKLYLTDYSSEELKSCIEQAYDSKFDTEEIAPLAKADGAYYLELYHGSTIAFKDMALSILPHLMTVAARKNQVKNKIVILTATSGDTGKAAMAGFTDVEGTEIIVFYPKDGVSRVQELQMVTQKGENTHVAAIHGNFDDAQTGVKKIFGDKEFARMLDEKGFQLSSANSINIGRLVPQVVYYVYAYAKLLACEEISDGEEVNVTVPTGNFGNILAAYLAKQMGVPIKTLICASNENKVLYDFFQTGTYDRNRDFILTSSPSMDILISSNLERLIYLSAGCNAEANAALMKELGDKGSYTVTAGMKQFMEDFMGGFAGEEETRAAIKKIFEDTGYLIDPHTGVAACVYDQYKEDTKDQAKNIIASTASPYKFAGSVLEAIEGEQEEPDEFRIIDHLAEISRVPVPRAVEEIRTVPVRHDTECDADKMKEAVVSFLS, encoded by the coding sequence ATGGAAATATCCTATCAAAGTACCAGGGGCGGCGAAGCCGGTGTGACGGCTTCCCAGGCAATCCTAAAGGGTCTGGCGGCAGACGGCGGCCTGTTTATGCCATGTTTTATCCCAAAGCTTGACAAATCCATGAAAGAGTTGTCAGCGTTAACATACCAGGAAACAGCCTATGAGGTCATGAAGCTGTACCTTACAGATTATAGTTCTGAGGAATTAAAGAGCTGTATTGAACAGGCTTATGACAGCAAATTCGATACAGAGGAGATCGCTCCGCTTGCCAAGGCTGACGGAGCCTATTATCTGGAATTATACCATGGAAGCACCATTGCATTTAAGGATATGGCTCTTTCCATCCTTCCTCATCTGATGACCGTTGCGGCAAGAAAGAATCAGGTGAAAAATAAAATTGTGATCCTTACCGCTACCTCCGGCGACACAGGAAAGGCTGCTATGGCCGGTTTTACTGATGTGGAAGGAACGGAAATCATCGTATTTTACCCAAAGGATGGTGTAAGCCGCGTCCAGGAGCTTCAGATGGTAACCCAGAAAGGGGAAAATACCCATGTGGCCGCTATTCATGGAAACTTTGATGACGCTCAGACAGGGGTCAAAAAGATATTCGGTGATAAGGAATTTGCCCGCATGCTTGATGAAAAGGGCTTTCAGCTGTCTTCAGCAAACTCCATCAACATCGGCAGGCTGGTTCCACAGGTGGTGTATTATGTTTATGCCTATGCAAAGCTCCTTGCCTGTGAAGAGATTTCTGACGGAGAAGAAGTGAATGTTACTGTGCCTACTGGAAACTTTGGAAACATTCTGGCCGCCTATTTGGCAAAGCAGATGGGGGTTCCCATTAAGACCCTTATCTGTGCCTCCAATGAAAATAAAGTTCTTTATGACTTCTTCCAGACCGGGACCTATGACAGGAACCGGGACTTTATCCTTACCAGCTCTCCGTCCATGGATATTTTAATATCCAGCAACTTAGAGCGCCTGATTTATTTAAGTGCCGGATGTAATGCAGAGGCCAATGCGGCTCTTATGAAGGAACTGGGTGATAAAGGCAGCTATACGGTGACCGCCGGTATGAAGCAATTTATGGAAGATTTTATGGGAGGTTTTGCAGGAGAAGAGGAAACCAGGGCAGCCATTAAGAAGATTTTTGAGGATACCGGCTATCTGATCGATCCCCATACCGGTGTGGCAGCATGCGTATATGACCAATACAAGGAAGATACTAAGGATCAGGCAAAGAATATCATTGCTTCCACGGCAAGCCCCTATAAATTTGCAGGAAGCGTTCTGGAAGCCATTGAAGGAGAACAGGAGGAGCCGGATGAATTCCGGATCATCGATCATCTGGCAGAGATATCCAGGGTTCCCGTTCCCCGGGCAGTAGAAGAAATCCGCACCGTACCTGTACGTCATGATACAGAGTGCGATGCGGATAAGATGAAAGAAGCAGTTGTAAGCTTTTTAAGCTAA
- the sfsA gene encoding DNA/RNA nuclease SfsA, whose amino-acid sequence MKYEHMLTGIFVSRPNRFIAHILILKEGYGEVEVICHVKNTGRCRELLIPGVKVLVQFHPEASALGRKTEYSLIGVWKERERRGPLLINMDSQAPNQAAYEWLQSIRENSPLPFHQTEDTPSHFSPVIKGIRREVTYDQSRFDLAFQTVLPGKWETHGEEIPAFMEVKGVTLEENGISMFPDAPTVRGVKHIEELMNAHKEGYEAYILFVIQMKEMEAFTPNKKTHPEFAEALKRAKEAGVHILAYDCVVTEDSLSLDMPIPVYLT is encoded by the coding sequence TTGAAATATGAACACATGCTGACAGGGATCTTTGTAAGCCGGCCCAATCGTTTTATTGCCCACATCCTGATTTTAAAAGAGGGGTATGGGGAAGTGGAAGTGATCTGTCACGTTAAAAATACAGGACGCTGCCGGGAATTACTCATCCCCGGCGTTAAGGTGCTGGTGCAGTTTCATCCGGAAGCCTCGGCTCTTGGTAGAAAAACAGAATACTCTTTGATCGGCGTATGGAAGGAACGGGAAAGGCGCGGGCCGCTCCTCATCAATATGGATTCCCAGGCCCCCAATCAGGCGGCGTACGAATGGCTGCAATCCATCCGGGAAAATTCTCCCCTCCCTTTTCATCAGACAGAGGATACACCTTCCCATTTCAGCCCGGTCATAAAGGGCATCAGACGGGAAGTCACCTACGACCAGTCACGGTTCGATCTGGCTTTTCAGACGGTTCTGCCAGGTAAATGGGAAACCCATGGAGAGGAAATCCCTGCATTTATGGAGGTTAAGGGAGTCACCCTGGAAGAAAACGGCATTTCCATGTTTCCTGATGCGCCGACGGTGCGGGGAGTAAAACACATAGAGGAGCTTATGAATGCCCACAAGGAAGGGTATGAGGCTTATATATTGTTTGTCATCCAGATGAAAGAGATGGAGGCATTTACGCCAAATAAAAAAACGCATCCGGAATTTGCGGAAGCGTTAAAAAGGGCGAAAGAGGCCGGGGTCCATATTTTAGCATATGACTGTGTCGTTACGGAGGATTCCCTCTCCCTGGACATGCCTATCCCGGTCTATCTGACGTGA
- a CDS encoding TPM domain-containing protein: protein MMKTKGLFLRISRVTVLLFTVLLFLIVLSGGMKAFAESQGPGGALKEKRVYDEAGLFSQEEIETFETQIQAMRKEMNMDVVITTTDQAGGKSAGQYAEDFYIRGAYGVGKDYSGVLFLIDMDNRELYILPVGKMNRFLTDKRWNSILDSAYDEISNQNYGACAGSFLDGVNKYYKAGIPGGQYNYDKETGKISVYRSIRWYEAALAALIGLIAAATACGGVTSRYSMKKERGWAKNSLMAYRANCQFRYSDQFDHLVNKNVTYMIIPRNQGNTGRGGGGFSSGGRSTTHTSSGRTMGGGGRKF, encoded by the coding sequence ATGATGAAAACAAAGGGACTGTTCCTTCGGATAAGCCGGGTTACCGTTTTATTGTTCACGGTTCTCCTGTTTCTGATCGTTCTTTCCGGTGGCATGAAAGCTTTTGCTGAAAGCCAAGGCCCGGGAGGCGCTTTAAAGGAAAAGCGGGTATATGATGAAGCCGGATTATTTTCCCAGGAAGAAATAGAAACATTTGAAACTCAGATCCAGGCGATGAGAAAAGAAATGAATATGGATGTGGTGATTACAACCACAGACCAGGCAGGTGGAAAGTCGGCCGGACAATATGCGGAGGATTTTTACATAAGAGGAGCCTATGGAGTTGGGAAGGATTACAGCGGGGTATTGTTCCTGATCGATATGGATAACCGGGAGCTTTACATCCTTCCGGTGGGAAAGATGAACCGGTTTCTAACGGATAAGCGCTGGAATTCCATTCTGGATTCCGCTTATGACGAAATAAGCAATCAGAATTACGGAGCCTGTGCCGGGAGCTTTCTGGACGGTGTGAACAAATATTACAAGGCCGGAATTCCCGGAGGACAGTATAATTATGATAAAGAGACAGGAAAAATAAGTGTTTACCGCAGCATCCGGTGGTATGAGGCAGCACTGGCGGCCCTTATCGGGCTTATTGCAGCGGCCACAGCCTGCGGGGGAGTAACCAGTCGGTATTCCATGAAAAAGGAGAGAGGCTGGGCTAAGAACTCGCTGATGGCCTATCGTGCAAACTGTCAGTTCCGTTATTCGGACCAGTTTGACCATCTGGTGAACAAAAACGTGACCTATATGATCATTCCCCGGAATCAGGGGAATACAGGCCGGGGCGGAGGCGGTTTTTCCTCCGGCGGCAGGAGTACTACCCATACCTCCTCCGGTCGCACCATGGGAGGCGGAGGGCGGAAGTTTTAG